A window from Exiguobacterium marinum DSM 16307 encodes these proteins:
- a CDS encoding CoA-disulfide reductase: MSKKIVIVGGVAGGASAAARLRRLNEENQIVMFDRGEYISFANCGLPYYIGDVIQDRQKLLVQTVEGMNKRFQLDIRNLTEVTKINRDEKTVTVKHVQTGETYDESYDVLILSPGAKPIRPNIPGIDEAEDIFTLRNIPDTDKIRSYVDDKAPKHATVIGGGFIGIEMAENLRERGVDVTLVEMADQVMTPLDREMVAPIHEHMRLHGVELQLSDGVSSFSEKGKKVHLTSGRVIDTDMVIMSIGVIPESTIAREAGLETGTRGAIRVNEKMLTSDQNIYAIGDAVEVLDYVFQEPTVVPLAWPANRQGRLVADIINGRDVKYNGTMGTGIAKVFDMTVASTGWNEKRLKAARKTYEAVHVHPGSHAGYYPGSTPVSLKLLFHPTTGEIYGAQGVGINGVDKRIDVLATAMKGGLTVLDLPDLELSYAPPFSSAKDPVNMIGYVASNVVLGDNEVVHWDEIDELVKNGATLLDVRDESEHELGKIPGSINVPLNSLRENLDNYDRNETIYVTCQVGLRGYLASRILRQNGFKVKNLSGGYKTWSQINRDFEALEEENTSNETAATVVEEESAQMTNAPIGEAVILDTCGLQCPGPILEVNKKVADLGEGETLRVLASDPGFFADIEAWAKKTGNKLVSKQFVNGRVEAILQKGQGPAAPQAGAPTKDGASMVVFSGDLDRALASLIIAQGAAAMGKDVTMFFTFWGLNVIRKPDAPEVKKQGLEKMFGMMMPGHAGELPLSNMNFGGVGQKMMKKVMSDKNVPSVEEMIKSAQEAGVRMVACTMSMDVMGIKEEELIEGVDLGGVAAYLGAAEDGNLNLFI; the protein is encoded by the coding sequence ATGAGTAAAAAAATCGTAATCGTTGGTGGAGTAGCAGGTGGTGCATCTGCAGCAGCACGTCTCCGTCGTTTAAATGAAGAAAACCAAATTGTCATGTTCGACCGTGGGGAGTATATTTCATTCGCAAACTGTGGTCTTCCATACTACATCGGAGACGTCATTCAAGATCGTCAAAAATTGCTCGTTCAAACAGTTGAAGGAATGAACAAACGTTTCCAACTCGATATCCGCAACTTGACGGAAGTGACAAAAATCAACCGTGACGAAAAAACGGTGACGGTGAAACACGTCCAAACCGGTGAAACGTATGATGAGTCATATGATGTACTCATTTTATCACCGGGGGCGAAACCGATTCGTCCGAACATTCCTGGAATCGATGAAGCAGAAGATATTTTCACACTACGTAACATCCCGGACACGGATAAAATTCGTAGCTATGTTGATGACAAAGCACCGAAACACGCGACAGTAATCGGTGGGGGCTTCATAGGGATTGAGATGGCGGAAAACTTACGTGAGCGCGGCGTTGACGTCACACTCGTCGAGATGGCAGACCAAGTCATGACGCCACTTGACCGCGAGATGGTCGCTCCAATTCATGAACACATGCGCCTTCACGGTGTCGAACTTCAATTATCAGACGGTGTTTCTTCATTCTCTGAAAAAGGGAAGAAAGTACATTTGACAAGCGGTCGCGTCATCGATACGGATATGGTCATCATGTCAATCGGTGTCATCCCTGAATCGACGATTGCACGGGAAGCGGGCCTTGAGACAGGTACGCGCGGCGCGATTCGTGTCAACGAAAAAATGCTCACATCAGATCAAAATATTTATGCAATCGGAGATGCCGTCGAAGTACTCGACTATGTCTTCCAAGAACCAACCGTTGTACCACTCGCATGGCCAGCGAACCGTCAAGGACGTCTTGTGGCGGATATCATTAATGGTCGTGACGTTAAATACAACGGAACGATGGGAACAGGAATTGCCAAAGTGTTTGATATGACGGTCGCATCGACAGGATGGAACGAAAAACGTTTGAAAGCGGCTCGTAAGACTTATGAAGCCGTCCACGTGCACCCGGGTTCGCACGCAGGGTACTATCCAGGATCGACACCAGTTTCGCTCAAACTCTTGTTCCACCCGACAACGGGTGAGATTTACGGTGCGCAAGGTGTCGGCATCAATGGAGTCGACAAACGTATCGATGTCCTTGCCACAGCGATGAAAGGTGGTTTGACAGTTCTTGACCTTCCGGATCTCGAACTCAGTTACGCTCCACCATTCAGTTCAGCGAAAGATCCGGTCAATATGATCGGCTATGTCGCTTCGAACGTCGTGCTCGGCGACAACGAAGTCGTACATTGGGATGAAATCGATGAGCTCGTGAAAAATGGAGCGACATTGCTTGACGTGCGTGACGAATCAGAACATGAACTTGGGAAGATTCCAGGATCAATCAACGTTCCATTGAATTCATTACGTGAAAACTTAGACAACTATGACCGGAATGAAACAATTTATGTAACGTGCCAAGTCGGTCTTCGTGGATATCTCGCATCACGAATCTTGCGTCAAAACGGATTCAAAGTGAAGAACTTGAGCGGTGGCTACAAAACGTGGTCACAAATCAATCGTGATTTCGAGGCGCTTGAAGAGGAGAACACATCAAATGAAACTGCAGCAACTGTTGTAGAGGAGGAGTCAGCACAGATGACGAATGCACCAATCGGTGAAGCGGTTATTTTAGACACGTGTGGTCTACAATGCCCGGGACCAATTCTGGAAGTGAATAAGAAAGTCGCAGACCTCGGAGAAGGCGAAACGCTCCGCGTACTCGCAAGTGATCCAGGATTCTTCGCTGATATCGAAGCGTGGGCGAAGAAGACAGGCAATAAGCTCGTCTCGAAACAATTTGTTAACGGACGAGTCGAAGCCATCCTTCAAAAAGGACAAGGTCCGGCTGCTCCGCAGGCGGGCGCTCCAACAAAAGACGGTGCGTCAATGGTCGTCTTCAGTGGAGACCTTGACCGTGCGCTCGCATCCCTCATCATTGCGCAAGGTGCTGCAGCGATGGGTAAAGACGTGACGATGTTCTTCACATTCTGGGGACTCAATGTCATTCGCAAACCGGACGCACCGGAAGTGAAGAAACAAGGCCTTGAAAAAATGTTCGGTATGATGATGCCAGGACATGCCGGCGAACTTCCGCTCTCGAACATGAACTTCGGTGGTGTCGGTCAAAAAATGATGAAAAAAGTCATGAGTGACAAGAACGTCCCTTCTGTCGAAGAGATGATCAAGTCAGCGCAAGAAGCAGGTGTGAGAATGGTAGCCTGCACGATGTCGATGGATGTCATGGGCATTAAAGAAGAAGAGTTGATCGAGGGGGTCGACCTTGGTGGTGTTGCGGCATATCTTGGCGCAGCAGAAGACGGCAACTTGAACCTCTTTATCTAA
- a CDS encoding rhodanese-like domain-containing protein — protein MKASALKRQMDFEVPVNIVDVRERDEFEEGHIEGAKNYPLSEITTWIDTLDPAEEYVVLCRSGARSTQATWQMEAKGYKVVNIEDGLMSWPGEVVRGGNGQ, from the coding sequence ATGAAAGCATCCGCTTTAAAACGTCAGATGGACTTTGAAGTGCCTGTAAACATCGTCGACGTACGTGAACGTGACGAGTTTGAAGAAGGTCATATCGAAGGTGCAAAAAACTATCCGTTATCAGAAATCACCACTTGGATTGATACACTCGATCCTGCTGAAGAATATGTCGTTCTTTGCCGCTCTGGTGCACGTAGCACGCAAGCAACTTGGCAAATGGAGGCAAAAGGCTATAAAGTGGTCAATATAGAAGATGGCTTGATGAGTTGGCCAGGAGAAGTCGTCAGAGGAGGAAATGGACAATGA
- a CDS encoding metal-sensitive transcriptional regulator has translation MEPYVYDAKVLNRMKRVEGQIRAIIRMMEEGKECRDVVTQLSAARSALDRASTIIVAKNLEQCIITAQEDGEDTSETVEEAIKMLMKR, from the coding sequence ATGGAACCGTATGTATACGATGCAAAAGTATTGAATCGCATGAAACGCGTGGAAGGACAAATTCGCGCCATCATCCGTATGATGGAAGAAGGGAAAGAGTGTCGCGATGTCGTGACGCAATTAAGTGCCGCACGTTCCGCACTCGATCGCGCTTCGACAATCATCGTGGCTAAGAATTTAGAGCAGTGCATCATCACAGCTCAGGAAGATGGTGAAGATACGTCAGAAACGGTAGAAGAAGCCATTAAAATGTTGATGAAACGCTAG
- a CDS encoding type III secretion system chaperone family protein, with translation MNFEEKVESFKALAAERNMTFKESDTETHVTFLTRETTKSGAQPVMIIAFNKKTTDAELYAATVTHVPDYVEDLPILNALNEFNQEFKYFRCVLDSDRDVTLASTLDLDLGFSPEIILQHSFMMFQAADEVNEYMQKLYTQVQ, from the coding sequence GTGAACTTCGAAGAAAAAGTAGAATCATTTAAAGCGCTCGCCGCTGAACGCAATATGACGTTCAAAGAGAGCGACACTGAAACGCACGTCACGTTTTTGACGCGTGAAACAACAAAATCCGGGGCTCAGCCCGTTATGATTATCGCTTTTAACAAAAAGACGACAGACGCTGAGTTGTACGCTGCGACCGTCACGCACGTCCCAGACTATGTAGAAGATTTACCGATTCTCAATGCCTTGAACGAGTTCAACCAGGAGTTCAAATACTTCCGCTGCGTACTCGACAGCGATCGTGATGTCACACTCGCATCTACACTCGACCTCGACCTCGGTTTCTCACCAGAGATTATCTTGCAACATTCATTCATGATGTTCCAAGCGGCCGATGAAGTGAACGAGTACATGCAAAAATTGTATACACAAGTACAATAA
- a CDS encoding DUF4003 family protein, with the protein MTRYERYVEALDAIKEATKWELTDDFRRLMAIHYAIHDTPFDASRFSDARDTLKQKTKIFSKFRGSQNLVWLSFLDAKYEDIGTAIDEALRLDTLLDRKHFRFSSLRPFLANQLINVDHPEQRLDEATDLYQTFKQHHPWLTSEEDLLSALVLVQAFDDIIDLNERIEQHYTLLKDRLPKSNELQLVSHLLTFSDSSPEEAVSRLLTWKSHLEEVEVSIRREHLPALALLSIVTEPNMDSIHAVKEIVDVEKDKQRWFNTHSVLVALQLVAADHITTGEANDLLLHGTFAHLLAMQQAMTAATTAAVIASTTSTN; encoded by the coding sequence ATGACACGTTATGAACGATATGTAGAGGCACTAGATGCCATCAAAGAAGCGACGAAATGGGAACTGACAGATGACTTCCGGCGCTTGATGGCTATTCATTACGCGATTCACGATACCCCGTTCGATGCATCACGATTTTCAGACGCACGTGATACATTGAAACAAAAAACAAAGATATTCTCAAAGTTCAGAGGTAGCCAAAACCTCGTGTGGCTTTCGTTTCTCGACGCTAAGTACGAAGACATCGGAACTGCGATCGATGAGGCGCTCCGACTTGATACATTGCTCGACCGTAAACACTTCCGCTTCAGTTCATTGCGTCCTTTTTTAGCGAATCAACTGATCAATGTAGATCACCCTGAGCAAAGACTCGATGAGGCGACGGACCTGTACCAAACGTTTAAGCAACATCATCCCTGGTTGACGAGTGAGGAAGACTTGTTATCAGCACTCGTACTCGTTCAAGCGTTTGACGACATCATCGATTTAAATGAACGTATCGAGCAGCACTATACATTATTGAAAGACCGACTTCCGAAGTCAAACGAACTGCAACTCGTCTCTCATTTACTGACATTCAGCGACTCTTCTCCAGAAGAAGCGGTGTCACGATTGCTCACTTGGAAGTCGCACTTAGAGGAAGTAGAAGTATCCATCCGTCGTGAACACTTGCCTGCGCTCGCCCTACTTAGCATCGTGACAGAGCCGAACATGGATTCCATACACGCCGTAAAAGAAATTGTGGATGTGGAAAAAGACAAGCAGCGCTGGTTCAATACACATAGCGTGCTCGTCGCTCTTCAACTTGTGGCAGCCGACCACATCACTACTGGAGAAGCGAACGATTTATTGCTTCACGGCACATTCGCTCACCTGCTCGCGATGCAACAAGCGATGACGGCTGCCACGACTGCCGCAGTCATTGCCAGTACCACGTCCACGAACTAA
- a CDS encoding YwiC-like family protein: MKWMIPNQHGAWSMLILPFVLGGMVGGWTWAHIPFAIAWLFVYMGTFFLFQYIKQRKKSRDLLRTVMMYLIIAIVAIVPVFLVEWRLIWFAVAMIPFGLVNAYFAKIKDERNVWNDASAVTSFCIGGMASYYLGARVLDETMIWVFVLSYLYFFGSIFFVKTMIREKKSISYRNLSWGYHILLIIVFIVLGYPLLVLAYAPSLIRAIWFYGKKVPIMKIGIVEIANSVFVLTCLATYLV; encoded by the coding sequence ATGAAATGGATGATTCCAAATCAACATGGGGCATGGTCGATGCTCATTTTACCGTTCGTTCTCGGAGGAATGGTCGGAGGATGGACATGGGCACACATACCTTTTGCAATCGCATGGCTATTTGTTTACATGGGTACATTTTTCTTATTCCAATACATAAAACAGCGCAAGAAGTCGCGTGACCTCTTACGCACGGTAATGATGTATCTCATCATTGCTATCGTAGCTATCGTGCCAGTATTTCTCGTGGAGTGGCGTCTCATCTGGTTCGCCGTTGCGATGATCCCATTTGGTCTCGTGAACGCTTACTTTGCCAAAATCAAAGATGAACGAAACGTATGGAACGACGCTAGTGCTGTTACTTCGTTCTGTATCGGCGGGATGGCGAGCTATTATCTTGGGGCACGCGTCTTGGATGAGACGATGATATGGGTGTTTGTCTTATCATACTTATATTTCTTCGGGAGTATCTTTTTCGTCAAGACGATGATTCGGGAAAAGAAGAGCATTAGTTATCGGAACCTTTCGTGGGGGTATCATATACTACTGATCATCGTGTTCATTGTACTGGGTTATCCTCTGCTCGTATTAGCTTACGCACCAAGCCTGATTCGTGCTATTTGGTTTTACGGAAAAAAAGTCCCAATCATGAAGATTGGGATCGTGGAGATTGCGAATTCTGTATTTGTACTGACGTGTCTCGCGACGTACCTCGTCTAA
- a CDS encoding YitT family protein — MKRVATIVLGTLIMAFGYYYLNEQFGLAEGGFVGLSLLGRYLFDIDPAISMIVLDIPFFIIALWWKGWRFVGQAVLAASSLSLSYAMWDRLDLLTFDIQVWPATLFAAIASGILTGYGLGLVLKSGGATGGDDLFAIGLSKWTGVSVGTILIIFDVIVLGISLIYLPLSSALYTLVAVSIAGRVVTKMLVVDELQATPVVPNWTPKNDLA, encoded by the coding sequence ATGAAACGAGTTGCTACCATAGTGCTCGGAACGCTAATCATGGCGTTCGGTTATTATTATTTGAATGAACAGTTTGGTTTGGCGGAAGGTGGGTTCGTCGGATTATCGCTACTCGGTCGTTATTTATTTGATATCGACCCGGCGATTTCGATGATCGTGCTCGACATCCCATTTTTTATCATCGCGTTATGGTGGAAAGGATGGCGTTTTGTCGGGCAGGCGGTATTAGCCGCTTCGTCCTTATCGCTCAGTTATGCGATGTGGGACCGTCTCGATTTGCTCACGTTTGATATTCAAGTATGGCCGGCGACGTTATTCGCTGCCATCGCGAGTGGGATTTTGACCGGATATGGTCTCGGTCTCGTCTTGAAGTCAGGTGGAGCTACCGGAGGCGACGATTTATTCGCCATTGGCTTATCGAAATGGACAGGCGTGTCGGTCGGCACGATTTTGATTATCTTTGATGTGATCGTCCTTGGGATTTCACTCATCTATTTACCATTATCGAGCGCATTGTATACGCTCGTCGCGGTGTCAATCGCCGGGCGGGTCGTCACAAAGATGCTCGTCGTCGACGAGCTCCAAGCGACACCTGTCGTACCAAATTGGACACCAAAAAACGATCTCGCGTGA
- a CDS encoding MMPL family transporter: protein MEWLGRQLIRFRYGMLLVWAILIAGSVYFGLQLPSELKGNGFAIQDGRFQQVEDTLNERFDRAGASMIVLFEGGDLDAIMDEQQERFEAIPKIDGVITPAENPDARSGDVSYFVLEFEDYEAAEASIDTVRDALIANSDTEVRLTGEPVFADDLNEASKNDLIRAELIGIPVALVVLLLVFGTPLAALMPLLVGLITFIVAAGSLFFFAQNMELSIFVLNAVAMIAIALGIDFSLLLVNRYREELAREQSREEAIIRTVATAGRSILFSGLCVFVGLAGLLFIQVDVFQAIALGALIAVAGAVLSALTLLPSSLYLVGDALNKGRIIKSDETRSEKRWQKLARFVMKRPVTMTLVALLLLLPSLWFVRDLELNIPDADALPTSYESRAALERWDDVFGDNSTDAVILFEANDLTNPMILEELTSLTDELNEVDIVDNVSTFLTTSGLTPETFTQLALAAPEQLAPLERLVTLDGNTDLALVNVSFDVPPSDKEAQAFVRDWRNQGFEVGGPAAFNEEIYDEIYDSIPYAVITVILATFFILMWAFRSILIPIKAILMNVLGLGATFGLLVIIFESGYVYDAETIGILTPVFIFSLVFGLSMDYEVFLVSRIEEYYRETGDNDYATEMGLAKTSKIITSAAIIMIVVTGAFAFTGVSPIKQLGVGIALAIFIDATIIRILLVPSLMKLFGDWNWWWFGKKDLPKRNMH from the coding sequence ATGGAATGGTTGGGTAGGCAGTTAATTCGCTTTCGATATGGGATGCTACTCGTTTGGGCAATTTTAATTGCGGGGTCAGTTTATTTTGGATTGCAGCTTCCGAGTGAATTAAAAGGAAACGGTTTTGCGATTCAAGACGGACGGTTCCAACAAGTGGAAGATACATTGAATGAACGATTTGATCGGGCAGGGGCATCCATGATCGTCTTATTCGAAGGTGGAGACCTAGATGCGATTATGGACGAACAACAGGAACGCTTTGAAGCGATTCCAAAGATTGACGGGGTGATCACACCGGCAGAGAACCCAGACGCCCGGTCAGGAGACGTATCCTATTTCGTGCTGGAATTCGAAGATTACGAAGCGGCAGAGGCGTCGATAGATACGGTCCGTGACGCACTCATTGCGAACTCGGATACCGAAGTCCGCTTGACGGGAGAACCCGTATTTGCGGACGATTTGAATGAGGCTTCAAAAAATGACTTAATTCGGGCAGAGTTGATCGGGATTCCGGTTGCGCTTGTTGTGTTGTTGCTCGTTTTTGGCACACCACTCGCAGCGCTCATGCCGTTACTCGTCGGGTTGATTACATTCATTGTGGCGGCGGGATCGCTATTCTTTTTTGCACAAAACATGGAATTATCCATCTTTGTCCTGAATGCTGTGGCGATGATTGCCATCGCGCTCGGGATTGATTTCTCACTGTTACTCGTCAATCGGTATCGTGAAGAATTGGCGCGTGAACAATCGAGAGAAGAGGCCATCATACGGACCGTTGCGACGGCCGGTCGGTCGATTCTCTTCTCGGGACTTTGTGTATTTGTCGGATTGGCCGGCCTATTGTTCATCCAGGTCGACGTTTTTCAGGCAATCGCACTCGGTGCACTCATTGCGGTTGCAGGGGCGGTGTTATCGGCACTGACACTCTTGCCGTCATCTCTTTACTTAGTCGGTGATGCCTTGAATAAAGGACGGATCATCAAGTCTGATGAGACCCGTTCTGAAAAGCGTTGGCAAAAGCTTGCCCGCTTCGTGATGAAGCGTCCCGTGACGATGACACTCGTTGCATTGTTGTTATTGCTACCGAGCCTTTGGTTCGTTCGCGATTTAGAGTTGAACATACCAGATGCCGACGCTCTCCCGACCTCATACGAATCACGAGCTGCGCTCGAGCGATGGGACGATGTGTTTGGGGATAATTCGACCGATGCGGTCATTCTGTTCGAAGCGAACGATTTGACCAATCCGATGATTTTAGAGGAATTGACGAGTCTCACGGATGAGTTGAATGAAGTCGACATCGTCGATAACGTCTCGACTTTCCTGACGACATCGGGGTTAACACCGGAGACGTTTACGCAACTCGCCCTGGCGGCACCTGAACAACTCGCTCCGCTTGAACGCCTCGTCACACTTGACGGGAATACGGATTTGGCACTCGTCAACGTGAGCTTTGATGTACCTCCGAGCGACAAAGAAGCGCAAGCATTCGTACGCGATTGGCGAAATCAAGGGTTCGAAGTCGGTGGACCGGCAGCCTTCAATGAAGAGATTTACGACGAAATTTATGACAGTATCCCCTATGCGGTCATCACTGTCATCTTGGCGACATTCTTCATCCTCATGTGGGCGTTCCGTTCTATCTTGATTCCGATCAAAGCGATTCTCATGAACGTGCTCGGTCTAGGGGCGACGTTCGGACTGCTCGTCATCATCTTTGAGTCGGGCTATGTGTATGACGCCGAGACAATCGGTATTTTGACTCCGGTCTTTATCTTCTCGCTCGTCTTTGGGTTGTCGATGGACTACGAGGTGTTTCTCGTTTCACGAATCGAAGAATATTACCGGGAGACGGGTGACAATGACTACGCGACGGAGATGGGACTGGCGAAAACGAGTAAAATCATTACCTCGGCAGCCATCATTATGATTGTTGTCACAGGTGCGTTCGCCTTCACAGGCGTCAGTCCAATCAAACAGCTCGGAGTCGGGATTGCGCTCGCCATCTTCATTGATGCGACCATCATCCGGATCCTGCTCGTTCCGTCCCTCATGAAACTGTTCGGGGATTGGAACTGGTGGTGGTTCGGGAAGAAAGATTTACCGAAACGTAACATGCACTAA
- a CDS encoding YycC family protein, which yields MRPLQLSPETAVELAKKLNVPLEELMHMPKHILVQKMMQLESSQSEGDTPKETD from the coding sequence ATGCGTCCATTACAATTATCGCCAGAGACCGCTGTTGAGCTTGCGAAAAAATTAAACGTCCCGCTCGAAGAACTGATGCATATGCCGAAGCACATCCTCGTCCAAAAAATGATGCAACTCGAATCATCTCAATCAGAGGGAGACACACCAAAGGAGACGGATTAA
- the pulA gene encoding type I pullulanase, which translates to MERTMDQHTHADLDHVAYHGKDLGVTFKGEQIRLRVWSPVAEQMSVKLYRTARARKFERLELEPAEKGTWVIELDRALCEGQFYVFEAMIDGKKVESLDPYAKVVGVNGKRGCLLDPTSLNPDHWIKERPLFNSSQEAVIYEAHVRDLTSHPESGATHRGKFLGMTETGTTTTSGYPTGLDYITSLGITHLQLMPFFDYGSVNESRESENNYNWGYDPVHYFAVEGSYASTADDPATRIVELKALIQSLHDRGIRVIMDVVFNHTYDALTPPLGQFVPDYYYRLNEDGTLADGSACGNDTASERAMMRKLMVECVTYWAKEFMIDGFRFDLMGLHDVKTMNQIRKALDRVDPSILVIGEGWDLDTPLPVRKKANQHNAHKMPRIAQFNDGIRDGVRGDVFIEDLPGWVSGNTDMTADVKRGIAGGITSQSFADEPNQVVNYVECHDNLTLWDKLSVTNPEDDETTRRRRHRLATSIVLLGQGIPFLHSGQEFFRTKDGDENSFNSGEVVNRVDWTRAEQEAPSVEYVKGLLRLRKQYPLFRLENTEQIRKHLRFFDEEEGVIAFELSRHVEGYVERHIVYHNGLEEAVEVKLPSGKFEVNVEDHTVNLTAPRQVEERHMTVAPLSTLVVTERRPDYSKYAVAGGAALAVIGGLWYVSKKRKRKEQ; encoded by the coding sequence ATGGAACGTACAATGGATCAACATACACATGCAGACTTAGATCACGTTGCCTATCACGGGAAAGACCTAGGGGTGACGTTCAAAGGAGAACAGATTCGACTACGTGTCTGGTCTCCGGTCGCGGAACAGATGTCGGTCAAGCTATACCGTACAGCACGTGCCCGAAAGTTTGAACGACTTGAACTAGAACCGGCCGAGAAAGGGACGTGGGTCATTGAACTCGATCGTGCCTTATGCGAAGGTCAATTTTATGTATTTGAAGCAATGATTGATGGAAAGAAAGTTGAATCGCTCGATCCTTATGCGAAAGTCGTCGGAGTGAATGGGAAACGAGGATGTCTTCTCGACCCGACCTCTTTGAACCCAGACCATTGGATCAAAGAACGTCCGCTATTCAATTCTTCACAAGAAGCGGTCATTTACGAAGCACACGTACGTGATTTGACGAGTCACCCGGAGAGTGGGGCTACGCATCGTGGGAAATTCTTAGGCATGACCGAGACGGGTACGACGACAACGAGCGGTTATCCGACCGGTCTCGATTACATCACATCGCTCGGAATCACGCATCTCCAATTGATGCCATTCTTTGACTATGGGTCAGTGAATGAATCACGTGAAAGCGAAAATAACTACAACTGGGGATATGACCCGGTACATTATTTCGCGGTCGAAGGCTCCTATGCTTCAACGGCAGACGATCCGGCAACGCGAATCGTTGAACTGAAAGCGTTGATTCAATCTCTCCATGACCGGGGTATTCGTGTCATCATGGATGTCGTATTTAACCATACGTACGATGCGTTGACGCCGCCGCTCGGTCAATTCGTCCCTGACTACTACTACCGATTAAACGAAGACGGGACACTAGCAGATGGTTCGGCATGCGGGAACGATACGGCATCCGAGCGCGCGATGATGCGTAAGCTCATGGTCGAGTGTGTCACGTACTGGGCCAAAGAATTCATGATTGACGGGTTCCGTTTTGATTTGATGGGACTACATGACGTCAAGACGATGAATCAGATTCGAAAGGCGCTCGACCGCGTCGACCCATCAATCCTTGTCATCGGGGAAGGTTGGGATTTGGATACGCCCCTTCCAGTCCGTAAAAAAGCGAACCAACATAATGCGCACAAAATGCCGCGGATTGCCCAGTTCAATGACGGGATTCGAGACGGTGTCCGAGGAGACGTCTTCATCGAAGACTTGCCGGGCTGGGTGAGTGGAAACACGGACATGACAGCAGACGTGAAACGAGGGATTGCTGGTGGAATCACGAGCCAAAGTTTCGCCGATGAGCCGAACCAGGTCGTCAACTATGTGGAATGTCATGATAATTTGACACTTTGGGACAAGCTGTCTGTGACGAATCCAGAAGATGATGAGACGACACGTCGTCGTCGTCATCGCTTAGCGACATCGATTGTGCTTCTTGGACAAGGGATTCCGTTCCTCCATAGTGGCCAGGAGTTCTTCCGGACAAAAGACGGGGATGAGAACAGCTTTAACTCAGGTGAAGTCGTCAACCGTGTGGACTGGACACGAGCGGAACAAGAAGCGCCAAGTGTAGAATATGTCAAAGGCCTCTTGCGTCTGCGGAAGCAATATCCGCTCTTCCGCCTCGAGAACACGGAACAGATTCGTAAACATTTACGTTTCTTCGATGAAGAAGAAGGCGTGATTGCGTTTGAATTGAGTCGCCATGTAGAGGGTTACGTAGAAAGACACATCGTGTATCATAACGGGCTTGAAGAGGCGGTCGAGGTCAAACTCCCGTCTGGTAAGTTTGAGGTGAACGTAGAAGACCATACCGTCAATCTGACGGCACCGCGCCAAGTCGAAGAACGCCACATGACGGTGGCACCCCTTTCGACACTTGTCGTGACCGAGCGTCGCCCGGATTACAGCAAATACGCTGTGGCCGGTGGTGCTGCACTCGCCGTGATCGGCGGTCTCTGGTATGTATCGAAGAAGCGGAAACGTAAAGAGCAGTAA
- a CDS encoding YajQ family cyclic di-GMP-binding protein yields MAKDNSFDIVSEMNLEEVKNAIQIAEKEILNRYDFKGSKSEMSLDNGDLVLISDDDYKLEQLKDVLITKLIKRGVPTKNLDYQKVEHALGGTVRQRVKLKSGIDKDDAKKINNAIKESKLKVKSQIQDDQIRVTGKSRDDLQAVMQLVRELELSVDAQFTNFR; encoded by the coding sequence ATGGCAAAAGACAATTCTTTCGATATCGTGTCAGAAATGAATCTTGAAGAAGTAAAGAACGCAATCCAAATCGCGGAAAAGGAAATTTTAAACCGTTATGACTTCAAAGGCTCAAAAAGTGAGATGTCCCTCGACAATGGCGACCTCGTCCTCATCTCGGATGACGACTATAAACTCGAGCAATTAAAAGACGTTTTGATCACGAAATTGATCAAACGCGGTGTCCCGACAAAAAACCTCGACTATCAAAAAGTAGAGCACGCACTCGGCGGCACGGTCCGTCAACGCGTGAAATTGAAGAGCGGCATCGATAAAGATGACGCAAAAAAAATCAACAACGCCATCAAAGAATCAAAATTAAAAGTAAAATCACAAATTCAAGACGACCAAATCCGAGTGACGGGGAAATCGCGTGATGACCTCCAGGCCGTCATGCAACTCGTGCGTGAGCTCGAGTTGTCCGTCGATGCCCAATTCAC